A DNA window from Zingiber officinale cultivar Zhangliang chromosome 3A, Zo_v1.1, whole genome shotgun sequence contains the following coding sequences:
- the LOC122051947 gene encoding pentatricopeptide repeat-containing protein At1g61870, mitochondrial-like: MAVAAFARNQLRHQLRLRAFSSSSASSIPNPSSAIARKQKSRPDLRHIRSETNPSRIVDICRAASLCPSSSRLHRLALSDAISTLAESRSFTEVRSILDSLPPASLPNAIVLFGQAGLHDDAVRAFQKSPSTQTLNALLFACVVGRRHDEVSRIFSDFPGTHGITPDIKTYNNVIKAFSESGTTRSFYSVLDQMCTAGVKPDTTTFCNALAGFYKEKQFDEVDKVLELMKKHDCDHGLCIYNSRIQSLCKLKRSNEAMALFEEMETKGIKPTWVTYNHLIYGFCNEGQLEDAKKLYREMKGLGRIPVDKFYFSLVHFLCKGGEFEVALAVCEDSMAQNWIPNFSTMKMLVKGLIGTSKVEEARDIMEKLKEKFPRNAHMWKEVEEAFPQ; encoded by the coding sequence ATGGCAGTCGCCGCCTTTGCTCGCAACCAGCTCCGACACCAACTGCGCCTTCgtgccttctcctcttcttcggcGTCCTCCATCCCAAACCCTTCCTCCGCGATCGCCAGGAAACAGAAGTCCCGGCCCGACCTCCGCCACATCAGGTCCGAAACTAATCCCTCGCGCATCGTGGACATCTGCCGTGCTGCCTCTCTCTGCCCCTCTTCTTCCCGGCTCCATCGCCTCGCTCTCTCCGACGCCATCTCTACCCTCGCCGAGTCCCGGTCCTTTACTGAAGTGCGCTCGATCCTTGACTCCCTCCCTCCCGCCTCCCTCCCCAACGCCATTGTACTCTTTGGTCAAGCTGGCTTGCACGACGACGCCGTCCGGGCTTTCCAGAAGTCTCCCTCCACCCAAACCCTGAACGCGCTACTCTTCGCCTGCGTTGTCGGCCGTCGACACGATGAAGTCAGCCGCATCTTCAGCGACTTCCCAGGCACCCACGGCATTACTCCTGACATTAAAACCTACAACAATGTCATCAAGGCCTTCTCCGAGTCAGGCACCACCCGTTCATTCTATTCGGTGCTTGACCAGATGTGCACTGCCGGCGTCAAGCCGGACACGACCACTTTTTGCAATGCCCTTGCTGGTTTCTACAAGGAAAAGCAGTTTGACGAGGTCGACAAAGTGTTGGAGCTCATGAAGAAGCACGACTGTGACCATGGGCTCTGCATCTACAACTCGAGGATCCAGAGCCTCTGCAAGCTAAAACGCTCAAACGAGGCAATGGCGCTCTTCGAGGAAATGGAAACAAAAGGAATAAAGCCGACTTGGGTAACTTATAACCACTTGATATATGGGTTTTGCAATGAAGGCCAATTGGAGGATGCTAAGAAGCTCTACAGGGAGATGAAGGGACTAGGTCGTATTCCGGTTGACAAATTCTACTTCTCTCTAGTACACTTCTTGTGCAAAGGTGGGGAATTTGAGGTTGCACTGGCTGTCTGCGAGGATTCTATGGCACAGAACTGGATCCCAAATTTCTCAACCATGAAGATGCTTGTGAAAGGGCTCATTGGAACCTCAAAGGTGGAGGAGGCAAGGGATATAATGGAAAAGTTGAAAGAAAAGTTCCCAAGGAATGCACATATGTGGAAGGAAGTGGAAGAGGCATTTCCCCAATAG